In the genome of Fulvivirga maritima, one region contains:
- a CDS encoding DinB family protein, translating into MELIPLLLSEMQEEAVTTKKMLERIPQDQLDFKPHEKSMLMRYLATHIAELPTWVSMALNSDGIDFDQNNFEPTEIKSTEELMKIYEDSLASGMETLKKADESTFKQEWIMRKGDTILYKDDKYGVMRMALCQIVHHRAQLGVYLRLLNIPIPGSYGPSADENQFN; encoded by the coding sequence ATGGAACTCATACCACTATTATTAAGTGAAATGCAAGAAGAAGCAGTGACCACTAAAAAAATGTTAGAGCGCATTCCCCAAGATCAGCTAGATTTTAAACCACATGAAAAGAGCATGCTCATGCGATACCTGGCCACACACATAGCCGAGCTACCCACCTGGGTATCAATGGCACTAAACTCAGATGGCATAGACTTCGATCAAAATAATTTTGAGCCTACCGAGATTAAAAGCACGGAAGAACTGATGAAAATTTATGAAGACTCATTAGCCTCTGGCATGGAAACACTCAAAAAAGCCGATGAATCTACCTTTAAACAAGAATGGATAATGAGAAAAGGCGATACTATTCTCTATAAAGATGATAAATATGGCGTAATGAGAATGGCTTTATGCCAAATAGTGCATCATCGTGCTCAGCTGGGTGTATATCTAAGATTATTAAATATACCCATACCAGGAAGCTACGGCCCCAGCGCTGACGAAAACCAGTTTAACTAA
- a CDS encoding Dps family protein has translation MKNKEIIDKLNVLLADYQIYYQNLRGFHWNIQGKHFFQLHEKFEELYLDSAQKIDTIAERILTIEGKPLHAFDDYIATATIKAKKDVHDGEGAVSGIIDDLNNIVSYEREIKELAAASGDDATEDLMTGFIDEQEKTLWMMKAWLK, from the coding sequence ATGAAGAATAAAGAGATTATTGACAAATTGAATGTATTGCTTGCTGACTACCAAATTTACTACCAAAACCTAAGAGGTTTCCATTGGAACATTCAGGGTAAGCATTTCTTTCAATTACATGAAAAATTTGAAGAGTTATACCTTGATTCAGCACAAAAGATAGATACTATCGCCGAAAGGATACTCACTATTGAAGGCAAACCATTACACGCCTTTGATGATTACATTGCCACAGCCACCATCAAAGCAAAAAAAGATGTACATGATGGCGAAGGAGCTGTATCTGGAATTATAGATGATCTTAATAACATAGTGAGCTATGAAAGAGAGATTAAAGAACTAGCTGCTGCATCTGGAGATGATGCTACAGAAGATCTGATGACCGGATTTATTGACGAGCAAGAAAAAACTTTATGGATGATGAAAGCGTGGTTGAAATAA
- a CDS encoding NADH-quinone oxidoreductase subunit A has product MENEQISAFGEVLIFLIGGCVFVLGGLFSSKLIHPHRPNAQKLESYESGEQPIGSGWSRFNIRFYVVALLFLLFEVEIVFVFPWATVFGNADYIEATDGLWGWFSIIEMFVFIFILALGLAYAWVKGYLEWPRANVTPSDFKSPVPEDLYENINKKYQSTKS; this is encoded by the coding sequence ATGGAAAACGAACAGATATCAGCTTTTGGAGAGGTGTTGATATTCCTCATAGGAGGGTGTGTTTTTGTGCTGGGAGGCCTTTTTAGCTCCAAGTTAATACATCCGCACAGACCTAATGCTCAAAAATTAGAATCTTACGAGAGTGGTGAGCAGCCTATCGGATCAGGGTGGAGTCGCTTTAATATCCGATTTTACGTAGTGGCTTTGTTGTTTTTACTCTTTGAGGTAGAAATAGTATTTGTATTTCCCTGGGCTACCGTATTTGGTAATGCCGATTATATAGAAGCTACAGATGGCCTTTGGGGCTGGTTTTCAATAATAGAAATGTTTGTGTTTATCTTTATTCTGGCGCTGGGCCTTGCCTATGCCTGGGTAAAGGGCTATCTGGAATGGCCTAGAGCAAACGTTACTCCTTCTGACTTTAAATCTCCTGTTCCGGAAGATTTATATGAAAACATCAACAAAAAATACCAATCCACTAAAAGCTGA
- a CDS encoding NADH-quinone oxidoreductase subunit B — MGLLDKQFNSGGVIITKVDDLLNWARLSSMFPMTFGLACCAIEFMTTGAAAYDMERFGMAPRASPRQADVMIVSGTVTFKMADRIRRLYEQMSEPRYVVSMGSCSNCGGPYWEHGYHVVKGVDRIIPVDVYVPGCPPRPEALIGGFMKLHEKIKNETLMAPTALEELMDKEEDAV; from the coding sequence ATGGGATTACTGGATAAGCAATTTAATAGTGGAGGTGTAATTATAACTAAGGTAGATGACTTGCTAAACTGGGCCAGGTTATCATCCATGTTTCCTATGACTTTTGGTTTGGCTTGTTGCGCTATTGAGTTTATGACTACTGGTGCAGCTGCTTATGATATGGAACGCTTCGGTATGGCGCCTCGGGCTTCTCCCAGGCAGGCCGATGTTATGATTGTTTCAGGTACAGTAACCTTTAAAATGGCTGATAGAATCCGAAGGCTATATGAGCAGATGTCAGAACCCAGATATGTGGTGTCTATGGGCTCTTGCTCTAACTGTGGTGGTCCTTATTGGGAGCACGGCTATCATGTAGTGAAAGGGGTGGATAGAATCATACCTGTAGATGTGTATGTGCCAGGCTGTCCGCCAAGACCGGAAGCGCTTATTGGTGGCTTTATGAAGCTCCATGAGAAAATAAAAAACGAAACACTAATGGCTCCCACGGCCTTAGAGGAACTAATGGATAAGGAGGAAGATGCAGTTTGA
- a CDS encoding NADH-quinone oxidoreductase subunit C, translated as MQFEDIIAKLREVCGEEVIVDVNEEASPKMITIKPENLLQVSETLYKNESLFFDMLSCITGVDNGPEANTMEVVYNFYSIPFEHALMLKVILPRENPVVSSLVSIWKTADWHERETYDLLGIHFGGHPDLRRLLMPADWEGHPLRKDYKNLEYYRGIKVEY; from the coding sequence ATGCAGTTTGAAGATATAATAGCTAAGCTTCGAGAGGTGTGTGGCGAAGAGGTAATAGTGGATGTAAATGAAGAGGCATCGCCAAAAATGATCACTATAAAGCCTGAGAATTTGCTTCAGGTAAGTGAGACCTTGTATAAAAATGAAAGTCTGTTTTTTGATATGCTTTCTTGCATTACCGGGGTAGATAACGGACCGGAGGCTAACACTATGGAAGTGGTCTATAATTTCTATTCTATCCCATTTGAGCATGCGCTCATGCTTAAGGTAATCCTGCCAAGAGAAAATCCTGTGGTATCTTCTTTGGTGAGCATTTGGAAAACTGCAGACTGGCACGAGCGTGAAACTTATGACTTGCTGGGCATCCACTTTGGAGGGCATCCTGACCTACGCAGACTCCTGATGCCGGCAGACTGGGAAGGACATCCATTAAGAAAAGACTATAAGAATCTGGAATATTACAGAGGAATAAAAGTAGAATATTAA
- a CDS encoding NADH-quinone oxidoreductase subunit D, whose protein sequence is MGNQVQYQYKDDNLLKSEPNKYQQGDLKSEEMIVNLGPQHPSTHGVLRMEVVTDGEIIKDVVPHLGYLHRCFEKHAESLPYNQTIPFVDRLDYLTAMNSEHAWAMGVEKMLGITDKIPKRVEYIRVLVAELNRMASHFVAIGTYAMDIGAFTPFLWMMRDREHIIRLLEWASGARMLYNYVWVGGVFYDLPVGFEERCKQFVDYFRPKLEELKRLIIDNKIFVERTANVGVLPLDLAINYGVTGPMLRGSGLRYDLRKVDAYSVYPEIDFDIPVGEGLMGTKGDCWDRTYVRVLEVKESLKIIEQCVEKLTGEHKRTPDFDPHALVPKKIRPKAQEIYTRAENPKGELGFYFRADGKTDVPFRCKSRSCCFVNLSIISELSKGSLIADFIAILGSIDIVLGEVDR, encoded by the coding sequence GTGGGTAACCAAGTACAATATCAATATAAGGATGATAATCTCTTAAAATCAGAACCCAATAAGTATCAGCAGGGTGATCTGAAAAGTGAGGAGATGATTGTGAATCTGGGGCCACAGCACCCTTCTACTCACGGAGTGCTCCGTATGGAAGTGGTTACCGATGGGGAGATCATTAAAGATGTGGTGCCGCATCTGGGTTATTTGCATAGGTGTTTTGAGAAGCACGCAGAGTCATTGCCCTATAACCAAACTATTCCTTTTGTAGATAGGCTGGATTATCTAACCGCCATGAACAGCGAGCATGCCTGGGCTATGGGGGTGGAGAAAATGCTGGGAATAACCGATAAAATACCTAAGCGAGTAGAATATATCAGGGTATTAGTAGCTGAGCTCAATCGTATGGCTTCTCACTTTGTGGCTATAGGTACTTATGCGATGGATATCGGAGCATTTACCCCATTTCTGTGGATGATGCGCGATAGAGAGCATATTATTAGGTTGTTAGAATGGGCCAGTGGAGCCAGAATGCTCTATAATTATGTTTGGGTAGGTGGTGTGTTTTATGATTTGCCAGTAGGCTTTGAAGAAAGGTGTAAGCAGTTCGTTGATTATTTCCGTCCTAAACTGGAAGAACTGAAACGACTGATTATTGATAATAAAATATTTGTAGAGCGAACTGCCAATGTGGGTGTTTTGCCTTTAGATCTTGCCATAAATTATGGTGTTACTGGTCCTATGCTCAGAGGTTCTGGCTTAAGGTATGACTTGCGTAAGGTAGATGCCTATTCAGTATATCCTGAAATTGATTTTGATATCCCTGTAGGAGAAGGTTTGATGGGAACCAAAGGAGATTGCTGGGACAGAACTTATGTTAGGGTGCTGGAGGTAAAAGAATCTTTGAAGATTATAGAGCAGTGCGTAGAAAAGCTTACAGGCGAGCATAAGCGAACTCCTGATTTTGATCCTCATGCGTTAGTACCTAAAAAGATAAGGCCAAAAGCGCAAGAAATATATACCAGAGCAGAAAACCCTAAAGGTGAGCTCGGCTTTTATTTCCGGGCTGATGGTAAAACGGATGTTCCTTTCCGTTGTAAATCAAGGTCTTGTTGTTTTGTAAACCTTTCTATTATTTCCGAGTTATCAAAAGGTAGTCTTATAGCTGATTTTATAGCTATTTTAGGCTCTATAGATATTGTTTTAGGAGAGGTAGACAGGTAA
- a CDS encoding NAD(P)H-hydrate dehydratase — translation MKIISATQTKKVDQYTIENEPISSIDLMERASSAFVDWFASHYDPKLSVAVVCGTGNNGGDGLAIARLLHERHYKVAVYVVRKSDNSSDDFAVNEQRLEDMLVINTVANETDVPSFDQYQILIDAIFGSGLSRPVEGMYASVINAINDAKAEVVAVDIASGLFADEYSAGGAIVKPYYTISFQLPKLAFMLPENAECVGEWIIKDIGLAGKGIEQQSTAYRYLDRKFVKSFLKRRTKFSHKGNNGRALIMAGSYGKMGAAVLSARAALRSGVGLLTTYIPSCGYQIMQSVVPEAIAQVDEGDHFLTSYAEGESKYDVIGIGPGIGKEQETMFSLMQAIQSFDKPLVIDADGLNIMAEHREILETLPENSILTPHPKEFERLAGEWSNDFERLEMQKEFSSTYGVIVILKGAHTSVSTPQGEVFFNSTGNAGMATGGMGDVLTGVVTALLAQGYAPPQAAFLAVFFHGLAGDIAAENQGIVGMTASDVADSLPAAFKMIH, via the coding sequence ATGAAAATAATTAGTGCTACACAAACTAAAAAGGTAGATCAATATACAATTGAAAATGAACCCATCTCATCCATTGATTTAATGGAAAGAGCCTCCTCGGCTTTTGTGGATTGGTTTGCCAGTCATTATGATCCTAAGCTTTCAGTGGCCGTAGTTTGCGGTACTGGTAATAATGGTGGTGATGGCCTGGCTATAGCACGCTTGCTACATGAGAGGCACTACAAGGTCGCGGTATATGTGGTAAGGAAATCCGATAATTCTTCAGATGATTTTGCTGTTAATGAGCAGCGGCTGGAGGATATGTTGGTGATAAATACAGTCGCCAACGAGACAGATGTCCCTTCATTTGATCAATATCAGATATTAATAGATGCCATTTTTGGATCTGGCTTAAGTCGTCCGGTTGAAGGAATGTATGCTTCAGTGATCAATGCCATAAATGATGCTAAAGCAGAGGTGGTTGCTGTTGATATTGCTTCAGGGCTCTTTGCAGATGAATATTCTGCAGGAGGAGCTATTGTTAAGCCTTATTATACCATTTCCTTTCAGCTGCCCAAGCTGGCCTTTATGTTGCCTGAAAATGCGGAATGCGTTGGTGAATGGATCATCAAAGACATTGGTCTTGCCGGAAAGGGGATAGAACAGCAAAGCACAGCTTATCGCTATTTAGATCGTAAATTCGTAAAATCATTTCTAAAAAGGCGTACTAAGTTTTCTCATAAAGGCAACAATGGTAGAGCGTTAATCATGGCGGGTAGCTATGGTAAAATGGGGGCAGCGGTGCTCTCGGCCAGAGCGGCATTAAGATCTGGAGTGGGGTTGCTTACTACGTATATTCCTTCATGCGGATATCAAATCATGCAGTCCGTGGTGCCAGAGGCCATAGCTCAGGTAGATGAAGGAGATCATTTTCTTACTAGCTACGCAGAGGGAGAATCTAAATATGATGTCATAGGGATTGGTCCAGGCATAGGAAAGGAGCAGGAAACTATGTTTAGTCTTATGCAGGCTATACAATCATTTGATAAGCCTTTGGTAATAGATGCAGATGGTTTAAATATAATGGCGGAACATAGGGAGATATTAGAGACCTTGCCGGAAAATTCTATCCTTACGCCACACCCTAAAGAATTTGAGAGATTGGCAGGAGAGTGGAGTAATGATTTTGAAAGATTAGAAATGCAGAAGGAATTTTCCAGTACTTATGGAGTCATTGTAATTCTAAAAGGAGCCCATACTTCTGTTTCTACGCCACAAGGTGAGGTTTTTTTCAACAGTACGGGGAATGCAGGCATGGCTACCGGAGGTATGGGAGATGTGCTTACCGGGGTAGTTACCGCATTATTGGCGCAAGGATATGCGCCACCTCAGGCCGCTTTTCTGGCAGTTTTTTTTCATGGCTTAGCCGGAGACATAGCAGCTGAAAATCAGGGAATTGTTGGGATGACAGCCTCTGATGTGGCTGATTCACTACCCGCTGCTTTCAAAATGATTCATTAA
- a CDS encoding T9SS type A sorting domain-containing protein: MKKTLLLTILTLSIALLSQYAFAQKGEVRRFDNATIENRTNIVKLFPNPTIDYLNIKIENSELEHATFTVHNIIGNVVEVKVEEVEENRYRVKVEDLSPGYYFLAIRDKQGHFKETYKFLKRQ, translated from the coding sequence ATGAAGAAAACATTACTGCTAACTATACTTACACTTTCAATTGCTTTATTATCGCAATATGCCTTTGCACAGAAAGGTGAAGTAAGACGTTTCGATAACGCTACAATAGAAAATAGAACCAATATTGTAAAGCTTTTCCCAAATCCGACCATAGATTACCTGAATATCAAAATTGAAAATTCAGAATTAGAGCATGCTACTTTTACAGTGCATAATATCATAGGTAATGTAGTTGAAGTAAAAGTGGAGGAAGTGGAAGAAAATAGATACAGAGTGAAAGTAGAAGATCTTTCACCTGGGTATTATTTTTTGGCCATAAGAGATAAACAAGGACACTTCAAAGAAACGTATAAGTTTCTTAAACGGCAGTGA
- a CDS encoding poly(ethylene terephthalate) hydrolase family protein has translation MYNNLNLNRFSIKLNLAFLAAFLFVSSFSFAQSSYFTQYGNTGSYSVEVIRSVGPVFAGFDIYKPVSLGGSGEKHPVLTWGNGTGGSPITYNGLLRHMASWGYVVIASDDSNVGSGDEMIDAIDYILDENADPGSEYYQKLDTDAIGAFGHSQGGAGTINTAIQDSRVTSIAPLAPATFTFPYFYSTEDVECPMFIMVGASDGLANPLSVYSTSFLSSTTTALYGSLIGNGHFDWVGDAGSFRKYVTAWFEATLKKDEDAEDLFFSESAPIFDDNSWRTITSRYLDDYDASDAALVLVADDEEFVETNFYPNPLRGQSSLEYFANESSDVTLTVIDESGNVLKTTEGMAGYKGKQQKTFSASDFPHPGTYYFILEIEGKEEVKRIKVEY, from the coding sequence ATGTACAACAATCTAAACCTTAATCGATTCAGTATTAAACTGAATTTGGCCTTTTTAGCTGCTTTCCTATTTGTTAGCTCCTTCAGCTTTGCGCAAAGCAGTTATTTTACGCAATACGGAAATACAGGATCTTATTCTGTAGAAGTCATTCGTTCTGTGGGACCTGTTTTTGCAGGTTTTGACATTTACAAGCCTGTAAGCTTGGGTGGTTCTGGTGAAAAACATCCTGTGCTTACCTGGGGTAATGGTACAGGCGGTAGTCCTATAACCTATAATGGCCTGCTTAGGCACATGGCATCATGGGGCTATGTGGTCATAGCTTCAGATGATAGCAATGTGGGTAGCGGAGATGAGATGATAGATGCTATAGACTACATCTTAGATGAAAACGCAGATCCTGGTAGTGAGTATTATCAAAAATTGGATACCGATGCTATAGGCGCTTTTGGTCACTCTCAAGGTGGAGCAGGAACTATTAACACGGCTATTCAAGATTCTCGTGTAACCTCTATAGCTCCGCTGGCACCGGCAACTTTTACTTTTCCATATTTTTATTCTACTGAAGATGTGGAGTGCCCTATGTTTATAATGGTAGGTGCAAGTGATGGGCTCGCTAATCCTTTATCTGTGTATTCTACCTCATTTTTGAGTTCTACTACTACCGCTCTGTATGGCTCATTAATAGGAAATGGTCATTTTGATTGGGTAGGAGATGCCGGTAGTTTTCGTAAATATGTTACAGCTTGGTTTGAGGCTACCTTAAAAAAGGATGAAGATGCCGAAGATCTATTTTTCTCAGAATCGGCTCCTATTTTTGATGATAATAGCTGGAGAACAATTACTTCCAGGTATCTGGATGATTATGATGCTAGTGATGCGGCCTTAGTTTTGGTGGCAGATGATGAAGAGTTTGTGGAAACTAACTTTTATCCTAATCCTTTGAGAGGACAAAGTAGCTTAGAGTATTTTGCTAATGAGTCATCGGATGTGACACTTACCGTAATAGACGAAAGTGGAAATGTTCTTAAAACTACAGAGGGTATGGCTGGCTATAAAGGTAAGCAGCAAAAAACCTTTTCTGCCTCTGATTTTCCTCATCCTGGAACATACTATTTTATTTTAGAGATAGAGGGGAAAGAAGAGGTGAAAAGGATTAAGGTAGAATATTAA
- a CDS encoding slipin family protein: MFREKINPGTVGLVFRDGDYKRVITEGKHWVSPLDRLVRYDRSKSFPWPIDLNILLRDDELKSLLEVVDVKDDQIVLQYTNGNLNSVLTPGRYAYWKGVTDWEFKTMDLSKVDITENINMGVVKRRELVPFVRVCKIESYEKGVLFIDNKEEKILGPGEYYFWKNAQNVTVSKVDLRQAQLEITGQEILTSDKAALRINFMIQYKVVDIQKAVIDNKDYERQLYTMVQLALREYVGTFSLDELLEKKEEIGDYVKNALKEKVVALGVKINDAGVKDVILPGDVKSIMNQVLVAQKQAQANVITRREETASTRSLLNTAKLMEDNEMLYKLKEMEYVEKIADKIGEITVAGNGQVIDQLRSIFTPTK, translated from the coding sequence ATGTTTAGAGAAAAGATCAACCCCGGAACAGTGGGATTAGTATTTCGCGACGGTGATTACAAACGAGTAATTACCGAAGGAAAGCATTGGGTCAGTCCATTAGATAGGTTGGTCCGATATGATAGAAGTAAGTCCTTTCCGTGGCCAATAGATTTGAACATTCTGTTGAGAGATGATGAATTAAAGTCATTACTGGAAGTGGTGGATGTGAAGGATGATCAAATTGTATTGCAGTATACCAATGGAAACCTCAATAGTGTGCTTACTCCTGGGCGATATGCTTACTGGAAGGGAGTAACCGATTGGGAATTTAAAACCATGGATTTGAGCAAAGTAGATATTACCGAAAACATAAATATGGGGGTGGTAAAAAGACGAGAGCTCGTTCCTTTTGTGAGGGTATGCAAGATAGAATCTTATGAAAAAGGAGTACTTTTTATTGATAATAAAGAGGAAAAGATTCTCGGTCCGGGAGAGTACTACTTCTGGAAAAATGCCCAAAACGTAACGGTTTCTAAGGTAGATTTAAGGCAGGCACAGTTGGAGATTACTGGGCAGGAGATCTTAACCAGTGATAAGGCTGCTTTGAGAATCAATTTTATGATTCAGTACAAGGTGGTGGATATTCAAAAAGCTGTAATTGACAATAAAGATTACGAAAGGCAACTGTACACCATGGTGCAGCTGGCTCTGAGAGAGTATGTGGGTACTTTTTCTTTAGATGAACTGCTAGAGAAAAAGGAGGAGATAGGTGATTATGTGAAGAATGCTCTTAAAGAAAAAGTGGTGGCTTTAGGTGTAAAAATCAACGATGCTGGAGTGAAAGATGTAATACTGCCTGGTGATGTAAAAAGTATAATGAATCAGGTGCTGGTAGCACAAAAGCAAGCTCAGGCTAATGTGATAACCCGTAGGGAAGAAACAGCTTCTACCAGGAGTTTGCTCAACACAGCTAAGTTGATGGAAGACAACGAAATGTTGTATAAGCTAAAGGAAATGGAGTATGTAGAAAAAATTGCGGATAAAATCGGAGAGATTACTGTGGCAGGAAATGGCCAGGTGATTGATCAATTGAGAAGCATTTTTACTCCTACTAAATAA
- a CDS encoding RtcB family protein produces MATTKLTGKELKQIDYPEGRAIGEAQKAMEAGYKGKSKKFKLELLQRVVQNPALYLKHDQLGSIAKCLIIKEEAETVEQLNTKRIPYNTYGAEGIEPGAVNQMEIAMKLPVTHSGALMADAHQGYGLPIGGVLATKNAVIPYGVGVDIGCRMCMTLYDMPAVFEYESLSYYKKLLNDNSKFGNAVFKRPKGHDVLDRAEFGEINILKSLKDRAYAQIGTSGGGNHFVEFGVAEIVDAENEYGLPKGKYLAVLSHSGSRGLGANIARHYTKLAMDKCRLPAEAKHLAWLDLDTEDGQEYWLAMNLAGDYASACHHQIHERMAVSLGEKPLAMIENHHNFAWKELDVEGNEIIVHRKGATPAGKGVMGIIPGSMTSPGFIVRGKGEHAAINSASHGAGRVMSRRKAKAMITRDEVKSHLKHAGVHVIGSGVDEAPMVYKDIHQVMAAQQDLVEVVGTFTPKVVRMCGDDRFAEVD; encoded by the coding sequence ATGGCAACGACAAAGTTGACAGGGAAAGAACTGAAGCAAATTGACTATCCGGAAGGAAGAGCCATAGGTGAAGCCCAAAAAGCAATGGAGGCCGGATATAAAGGTAAAAGCAAGAAATTTAAGCTGGAGCTTTTGCAGAGAGTAGTTCAGAATCCGGCGCTTTATCTTAAGCATGATCAGTTAGGATCAATCGCTAAATGTTTGATTATAAAAGAGGAGGCAGAAACAGTAGAGCAGTTAAATACCAAAAGGATACCTTATAATACTTATGGTGCTGAAGGGATTGAGCCTGGTGCGGTAAACCAAATGGAAATAGCCATGAAGCTCCCGGTAACACACTCGGGAGCACTGATGGCAGATGCTCATCAGGGGTATGGTTTGCCTATTGGCGGAGTCCTGGCTACTAAAAATGCGGTGATTCCTTATGGTGTAGGTGTAGATATCGGGTGTAGAATGTGTATGACCTTATATGATATGCCAGCCGTATTTGAGTATGAGAGCTTGAGCTATTATAAAAAGCTATTGAATGATAATAGCAAATTTGGGAATGCTGTCTTTAAAAGGCCCAAAGGGCATGATGTGCTCGATAGAGCGGAATTTGGAGAAATCAATATCCTTAAGTCTTTAAAGGACAGGGCTTATGCGCAGATAGGAACTAGTGGAGGAGGTAATCACTTCGTAGAGTTTGGTGTGGCTGAGATAGTAGATGCTGAAAATGAATATGGTTTGCCGAAAGGGAAGTATTTGGCTGTTTTGTCTCACTCAGGTTCTAGAGGCTTGGGAGCTAATATAGCCAGGCATTATACCAAGTTAGCTATGGATAAATGTAGGCTTCCGGCTGAAGCTAAGCATTTGGCATGGCTAGATCTTGATACTGAAGATGGGCAAGAATACTGGCTGGCAATGAACCTAGCTGGTGATTATGCCTCGGCATGTCATCATCAGATTCATGAGAGAATGGCTGTTTCATTGGGTGAAAAGCCACTGGCTATGATAGAGAACCATCATAACTTCGCCTGGAAGGAGCTAGATGTCGAAGGTAATGAGATCATTGTTCACCGTAAAGGAGCTACTCCTGCGGGTAAAGGAGTGATGGGAATCATACCCGGATCTATGACTTCTCCCGGATTTATAGTGAGAGGAAAAGGAGAGCATGCTGCTATCAATTCTGCCTCTCACGGAGCAGGAAGGGTCATGTCTAGGAGAAAGGCTAAAGCTATGATCACCAGAGATGAGGTGAAAAGTCATCTGAAGCATGCCGGTGTTCATGTAATCGGTTCCGGGGTAGATGAGGCTCCGATGGTATATAAAGATATCCATCAGGTAATGGCTGCTCAGCAGGATTTGGTAGAAGTAGTAGGAACCTTTACCCCTAAAGTGGTGAGGATGTGTGGAGATGATAGGTTTGCTGAAGTGGACTAA
- a CDS encoding outer membrane beta-barrel protein → MNKLLLSLALITCSCIAAKAQNYKPFKLGLGLGYATPDGGPGILFDVEPAYRLNDNIAIGFRWESTAMSRTFDDSDNELYGRSSYTLNGQYYLSDSKIRPYIGLGLGIYKATSIGFLDFTDNSLKVSDDTESKFGFYPRIGLDIAHFNINIDYNISSKTESKTIVKPNGETEKTPEIKNNYIGIRIGAFLFGGER, encoded by the coding sequence ATGAATAAATTACTATTATCATTAGCGCTCATAACCTGCTCATGCATAGCTGCTAAGGCTCAGAATTACAAACCATTTAAACTCGGCTTAGGCCTAGGTTATGCCACTCCTGATGGAGGTCCCGGAATTCTTTTTGATGTGGAACCGGCCTATAGATTAAATGATAACATTGCCATAGGTTTTAGATGGGAAAGTACTGCCATGTCTCGAACTTTTGATGACAGCGATAATGAGCTTTATGGTCGCAGCTCTTACACCCTTAACGGTCAATATTATTTATCTGACTCCAAGATTCGTCCTTATATAGGGCTTGGCTTGGGTATATACAAAGCCACTTCTATTGGATTTTTAGACTTCACTGACAACTCTCTTAAAGTTTCTGATGATACTGAATCGAAATTCGGGTTTTATCCACGAATTGGTTTAGACATAGCTCACTTTAACATCAATATAGACTACAACATCAGCAGTAAAACTGAGAGCAAAACTATTGTAAAACCCAATGGTGAAACTGAGAAAACTCCTGAAATTAAAAATAATTACATCGGAATAAGAATTGGAGCATTCCTCTTCGGAGGGGAAAGATAA